One window of Chionomys nivalis chromosome 10, mChiNiv1.1, whole genome shotgun sequence genomic DNA carries:
- the Lyset gene encoding lysosomal enzyme trafficking factor isoform X2: protein MMNFRQRMGWIGVGLYLLASAAAFYYVFEINETYNRLALEHIQQHPEEPREGTTWTHSLKARLLSLPFWLWTVIFLIPYLQMFLFLYSCTRADPKTVGYCIIPICLAVLCNRHQAFVKASNQISRLQLIDT, encoded by the coding sequence ATGATGAACTTCCGTCAGCGGATGGGATGGATTGGAGTGGGACTGTATTTGCTGGCAAGTGCAGCAGCGTTTTACTATGTTTTTGAAATCAATGAGACTTACAACAGGTTGGCTTTGGAACACATTCAGCAGCACCCTGAGGAGCCTCGGGAAGGAACCACATGGACACACTCCTTGAAAGCTCGGTTACTCTCCCTGCCCTTTTGGTTGTGGACAGTTATTTTTCTGATACCATACTTAcagatgtttttgtttctttattcttgtaCAAGAGCTGATCCCAAAACAGTGGGCTACTGTATCATACCCATATGCTTGGCAGTTCTCTGCAATCGCCACCAGGCATTCGTCAAGGCTTCTAATCAGATCAGCAGGCTACAACTGATTGACACCTAA
- the Gon7 gene encoding EKC/KEOPS complex subunit GON7 translates to MELTGEYVGCDGEPRRLRVSCEVSGDANPLQSLSAGVARMKELVAEFFGPLVERDAQGATADPEDAVDGDDEDDAEDENNSGSRTSSDGPSAKRPKPTS, encoded by the exons ATGGAGCTGACGGGCGAGTACGTTGGGTGTGACGGGGAGCCCCGGCGACTGCGAGTGTCCTGTGAGGTGTCGGGGGACGCGAACCCTCTCCAGAGCCTGTCGGCGGGTGTGGCCCGGATGAAGGAGCTGGTAGCTGAGTTCTTCGGGCCCCTCGTGGAGCGGGACGCGCAGGGCGCGACAGCGGATCCGGAGGACGCTGTGGATG gtgatgatgaagatgatgcaGAAGATGAAAATAACAGTGGTAGCAGAACTAGCTCAGATGGACCATCTGCAAAACGACCTAAACCAACATCTTAG
- the Moap1 gene encoding modulator of apoptosis 1 produces MTLRLLEDWCRGMDMSPRKALLVAGIPLTCGVTEIEEALQAGLAPLGEHRLLGRMFRRDENKNVALVGLTVETSSALVPKEIPGKGGVWRVIFKPPDDDNEFLCKLNEFLKGEGMTVGELTRVLGNRNDPLSLDQGMIPVMRAPMLAQALNEAFKPTMQYLRYKKLSVFSGRDPPGPGEEEFESWMFHTSQVMKTWQVSDVEKRRRLIESLRGPAFEIIRALKINNPFITVAECLETLETIFGVIDNPRSLQVKYLTTYQKTDEKLSAYVLRLEPLLQKLVQKGAIEKEVVNQARLDQMVAGAVQKTVRRELGLPEGGPAPGLLQLLTLIKDKEAAEEEEEEEEEEDFFGLN; encoded by the coding sequence ATGACGCTGAGGCTCTTAGAAGACTGGTGCAGGGGGATGGATATGAGCCCTCGGAAAGCACTGTTGGTTGCCGGCATCCCTCTGACCTGCGGAGTGACAGAAATCGAGGAGGCCTTGCAGGCTGGCCTGGCACCCTTGGGGGAACACAGACTGCTTGGGAGGATGTTCAGGAGGGATGAGAACAAGAATGTGGCCTTAGTAGGGCTTACGGTAGAGACAAGCAGTGCTCTGGTTCCCAAGGAGATACCTGGAAAAGGAGGTGTCTGGAGAGTGATCTTTAAGCCTCCTGATGATGATAATGAGTTTTTATGCAAATTAAATGAGTTTTTAAAGGGAGAGGGTATGACGGTGGGCGAACTGACCAGAGTTCTTGGGAATCGAAATGACCCTCTCAGCTTAGACCAGGGCATGATCCCTGTAATGCGAGCCCCCATGTTGGCACAGGCATTAAATGAGGCTTTTAAGCCTACCATGCAGTATCTGAGGTACAAAAAGCTGAGTGTTTTCTCAGGCAGGGATCCTCCAGGACCAGGTGAAGAAGAATTTGAGTCTTGGATGTTTCATACTTCTCAGGTAATGAAAACATGGCAGGTGTCGGATGTAGAGAAAAGAAGGCGGTTGATAGAGAGCCTTAGAGGCCCAGCATTTGAAATTATTCGAGCCCTCAAGATAAACAATCCTTTCATTACAGTTGCAGAATGCCTGGAGACTCTTGAGACAATATTTGGGGTTATTGATAATCCTAGGTCACTGCAGGTCAAATACCTTACTACTTACCAGAAGACCGATGAAAAGCTGTCTGCCTATGTTCTAAGGCTGGAGCCTTTGTTACAGAAATTGGTACAGAAAGGAGCAATTGAGAAAGAAGTTGTGAATCAGGCTCGTCTAGACCAGATGGTTGCTGGGGCAGTTCAGAAGACAGTCCGAAGGGAGCTTGGCCTGCCAGAGGGTGGCCCAGCCCCAGGCTTACTGCAGTTACTGACGCTGATAAAAGACAAGGAGGCagcggaggaggaggaagaggaggaggaggaagaggacttCTTCGGGCTGAATTAG
- the Lyset gene encoding lysosomal enzyme trafficking factor isoform X1 encodes MPKVPDYSELSDSCTLAGGTGRFPGPLHRAWRMMNFRQRMGWIGVGLYLLASAAAFYYVFEINETYNRLALEHIQQHPEEPREGTTWTHSLKARLLSLPFWLWTVIFLIPYLQMFLFLYSCTRADPKTVGYCIIPICLAVLCNRHQAFVKASNQISRLQLIDT; translated from the exons ATGCCAAAGGTACCTGACTATTCAGAACTGAGTGACTCTTGCACGCTTGCTGGGGGAACAGGAAGATTTCCGGGACCACT GCACAGAGCATGGAGAATGATGAACTTCCGTCAGCGGATGGGATGGATTGGAGTGGGACTGTATTTGCTGGCAAGTGCAGCAGCGTTTTACTATGTTTTTGAAATCAATGAGACTTACAACAGGTTGGCTTTGGAACACATTCAGCAGCACCCTGAGGAGCCTCGGGAAGGAACCACATGGACACACTCCTTGAAAGCTCGGTTACTCTCCCTGCCCTTTTGGTTGTGGACAGTTATTTTTCTGATACCATACTTAcagatgtttttgtttctttattcttgtaCAAGAGCTGATCCCAAAACAGTGGGCTACTGTATCATACCCATATGCTTGGCAGTTCTCTGCAATCGCCACCAGGCATTCGTCAAGGCTTCTAATCAGATCAGCAGGCTACAACTGATTGACACCTAA